One window of the Anolis sagrei isolate rAnoSag1 chromosome 5, rAnoSag1.mat, whole genome shotgun sequence genome contains the following:
- the LOC132772781 gene encoding uncharacterized protein — protein MAPKKNVGGPKGKGPAKRTPAKRPLPPNEPSSEEEDVSAEELNALMARMERFERERGLAPREVGLRPARGASRKLIFKHLLSRMSALEASRAAATGVGDEPGQPESGGREQDPPPPPGDQPQVVQAQVSSGDAAAPTPAEAAPAIARAQPVTTSMQPARAAASSAVDPIITSPVAAPSMLEKAATGQSSMQTDIMDGPSTSTDGAIQTVGSRRGRGSRAHAGPSLEGWSDETALGMSLALAPSSRKSYTRAVQEFIDFRQHYNLPGTMPVPYEQLAQFCVYHRRRGLAPQSIRTKLSALAYWFKAQGLSDPTDDFRIHKFLTGWSRQRGHPRDDRQPMTPAILKGLKQLWPRLCTSYYEQVLYHAAALTAFFGALRVSELVALSKSDTSHRALLISDIKVFQDSMEIRVRASKTDQEAKGQVIRLLKCSEEDLCPVVAMTQFAALRGIDKGYLFSHQDGKPLTKYQFWTITAKALDLLGMGHLKFGTHSFRIGAATAASALGYDKDEIKAIGRWRSGAFRGYVRSVPS, from the exons atggcgccaaagaagaatgtgggcggccctaaaggaaaggGACCTGCCAAGAGGACTCCGGCTAAGCGTCCCCTCCCTCCCAACGAACCATCttcggaggaggaggacgtcTCAGCTGAGGAGCTAAATGCTCTGATGGCCAGGATGGAAAGATTCGAAAGGGAAAGAGGGTTGGCTCCACGGGAGGTGGGGCTGCGCCCGGCGCGGGGGGCAAGCAGAAAGCTGATCTTTAAACACCTTCTTTCTCGCATGTCTGCTCTAGAGGCCAGCCGTGCAGCCGCGACAGGCGTTGGGGATGAGCCTGGCCAACCGGAATCCGGAGGGAGGGAACAAGATCCCCCACCACCGCCAGGGGATCAACCTCAAGTGGTCCAGGCTCAGGTGTCGTCTGGTGACGCAGCAGCACCGACCCCTGCCGAAGCTGCCCCAGCCATCGCTCGGGCACAACCAGTCACTACATCAATGCAGCCTGCAAGGGCGGCAGCATCATCGGCTGTTGATCCGATCATAACATCTCCGGTGGCGGCACCATCGATGCTGGAGAAGGCGGCAACGGGGCAAAGTTCTATGCAAACTGACATCATGGACGGGCCATCAACATCCACAG ATGGAGCGATTCAGACAGTTGGCTCCCGACGCGGACGTGGTTCCAGAGCGCATGCCGGACCATCTCTGGAAGGTTGGAGTGACGAGACGGCCTTAGGTATGAGCCTGGCTCTAGCACCTAGCTCTAGGAAGTCATACACTAGGGCGGTCCAAGAATTTATAGATTTTAGGCAACATTATAACCTGCCCGGAACTATGCCGGTCCCCTATGAGCAACTCGCTCAGTTTTGTGTATACCACAGGCGGAGAGGCTTAGCACCACAGTCCATTCGGACTAAGTTGTCAGCGCTCGCATATTGGTTCAAGGCCCAAGGCCTTAGCGACCCCACTGACGACTTTAGGATACATAAATTCTTAACGGGATGGTCCAGGCAGCGCGGGCATCCCAGGGATGACCGGCAGCCAATGACACCCGCAATTTTGAAGGGTCTGAAACAATTGTGGCCCAGATTGTGTACTTCATACTACGAGCAGGTCCTATATCATGCTGCAGCTTTGACTGCATTTTTCGGAGCACTGcgggtgagtgaattggtggCACTATCCAAGAGTGATACCTCACACCGAGCGCTGTTGATTTCCGACATTAAGGTTTTCCAGGATAGTATGGAAATCAGAGTTAGGGCCTCCAAAACTGACCAGGAAGCTAAAGGTCAGGTGATCCGGCTGCTAAAGTGCAGCGAAGAGGACCTTTGCCCAGTGGTGGCCATGACACAATTTGCGGCACTCAGGGGCATTGATAAAGGTTACCTCTTTTCCCATCAGGACGGAAAGCCGCTGACCAAGTACCAATTTTGGACCATTACAGCTAAGGCGCTGGACCTGTTGGGGATGGGGCACCTTAAATTCGGGACCCACTCCTTTAGGATTGGTGCCGCCACGGCAGCATCCGCGTTGGGATACGACAAGGATGAGATAAAAGCCATAGGCAGATGGAGGTCCGGCGCCTTCAGAGGTTACGTACGGTCAGTTCCATCCTAG